Proteins encoded together in one Amblyomma americanum isolate KBUSLIRL-KWMA chromosome 1, ASM5285725v1, whole genome shotgun sequence window:
- the LOC144104322 gene encoding BEN domain-containing protein 5-like, whose protein sequence is MHSHSLNTIAPVLPLDVASPLAAPPVAPPRADVAPPRADVAPPRADVAPPRADVTPAVPPARPMSKAPRKAAQDLDLNVGTTNETGEVHVGHGHYIDPGTWERLLAANNDSAFCKQLAVRLWRNTVLSEGSGTGTLSNNAISKGATKVFPPLSPAKVASMADSFWHFLKLKGCLGDEMLKRHKRLPCYLAEKCSDLRR, encoded by the exons A TGCACAGTCATTCCCTCAACACCATTGCTCCAGTATTGCCACTTGATGTGGCCTCGCCACTTGCCGCACCGCCTGTTGCCCCTCCGCGGGCTGATGTTGCCCCTCCGCGGGCTGATGTTGCCCCTCCGCGGGCTGATGTCGCCCCTCCTCGGGCTGATGTCACCCCTGCTGTGCCACCAGCTCGGCCAATGTCAAAAG ctCCTCGCAAGGCAGCCCAAGACCTTGACCTGAATGTTGGCACCACAAATGAGACTGGGGAG GTACACGTTGGTCATGGCCACTACATTGACCCAGGGACGTGGGAGCGGCTGTTAGCAGCAAACAATGATTCGGCTTTCTGTAAGCAGCTAGCAGTCCGCTTGTGGCGCAACACAGTATTGTCGGAGGGGAGCGGGACGGGGACACTTTCGAACAATGCCATTTCTAAAGGTGCGACGAAAGTattccctccgctctcccctGCCAAGGTAGCTTCAATGGCAG ACTCTTTCTGGCATTTTTTGAAGCTTAAAGGCTGCCTTGGTGATGAGATGCTAAAACGCCACAAGCGCCTACCTTGTTACTTGGCTGAAAAGTGCTCGGACTTACGCCGCTAA
- the LOC144104316 gene encoding uncharacterized protein LOC144104316 has translation MYVLVRYAGEDRSYILQHTDVRDFVPHDIEDYDPKKVYDIFWAGDSSTCGGYYDGKIIHMTDTEEEMEQWRKRKEARKCARKTDIPPRKKARLEEQAKGVAKKNAERELLSSRVGNSPEESKVAHLESLVRDLKAQLERCKEVIGDKEKEMKNLRSLNESLQKALCAKILRNGM, from the exons ATGTATGTCCTTGTGCGCTACGCTGGAGAAGATAGGAGTTATATTCTTCAACACACGGACGTGCGGGATTTTGTTCCGCACGACATTGAAGACTATGACCCCAAGAAAGTCTACGATATTTTCTGGGCGGGAGACTCGAGTACCTGCGGAGGGTACTACGACGGGAAAATCATCCATATGACAG ATACGGAAGAAGAAATGGAGCAGTGGAGGAAGCGCAAGGAAGCACGCAAATGCGCCCGCAAGACGGACATACCTCCGAGGAAAAAG GCAAGACTAGAGGAGCAGGCGAAAGGAGTGGCTAAGAAAAATGCTGAGAGGGAATTGCTCAGTAGTCGAGTAGGAAACTCTCCTGAGGAGTCCAAGGTGGCCCACCTTGAGTCACTAGTGCGGGACCTAAAGGCACAGCTGGAGAGATGCAAGGAAGTGATTGGAGATaaggagaaagaaatgaaaaatcttAGAAGCCTCAATGAAAGCCTCCAGAAGGCACTGTGCGCAAAAATTCTGCGAAATGGTATGTAA